A single genomic interval of Bradyrhizobium sp. AZCC 1693 harbors:
- a CDS encoding aspartate kinase, producing the protein MGRLVMKFGGTSVANIDRIRNVARHVKREVDAGHDVAVVVSAMAGKTNELVEWCRDASPLHDAREYDAVVASGEQVTSGLLAIVLQGMGIQARSWQGWQIPILTSDAHASARILGIDGTEISARFKDRKEVAVISGFQGINPQTSRITTLGRGGSDTSAVAIAAAIRADRCDIYTDVDGVYTTDPRVVPKARRLDKIAFEDMLELASLGAKVLQVRSVELGMVHNMPVFVRSSFDKPEDIDPHGTPPGTLICSEEEIMESHVVTGIAFSKDEAQISLRQIEDKPGVAAAIFGPLADANINVDMIVQNVSEDGKTTDLTFTVPASDYNRARDTITSSKAKIGYARLDSATDVSKVSVIGSGMRSHAGVAAKAFKALSERNINIRAITTSEIKFSVLIDAAYTELAVRTLHTLYGLDQA; encoded by the coding sequence ATGGGCCGCCTCGTGATGAAATTCGGCGGTACGTCCGTCGCCAATATCGATCGAATCCGCAACGTCGCGCGTCACGTCAAGCGCGAAGTCGACGCCGGACACGATGTCGCCGTCGTGGTGTCGGCCATGGCCGGCAAGACCAACGAACTGGTGGAATGGTGCCGCGACGCCTCGCCGCTGCATGATGCGCGGGAATATGACGCCGTGGTGGCATCCGGCGAACAGGTGACCTCGGGCCTGCTCGCGATCGTGCTGCAAGGCATGGGCATCCAGGCCCGCTCCTGGCAGGGCTGGCAGATCCCGATTCTGACCTCCGACGCCCACGCCTCGGCGCGAATTCTCGGGATCGACGGCACCGAAATCAGTGCCCGCTTCAAGGATCGCAAGGAAGTCGCCGTCATTTCCGGCTTTCAGGGCATCAATCCGCAGACCAGCCGAATCACCACGCTCGGGCGCGGCGGCTCGGACACCTCGGCGGTGGCCATTGCGGCCGCGATCCGCGCCGACCGCTGCGACATCTATACCGACGTGGACGGCGTCTACACCACCGATCCGCGGGTGGTTCCCAAGGCGCGGCGGCTCGACAAGATCGCCTTCGAGGACATGCTGGAACTGGCCTCGCTGGGCGCCAAGGTCCTGCAGGTGCGCTCGGTGGAACTCGGCATGGTGCACAACATGCCCGTGTTCGTCCGTTCCAGCTTCGACAAGCCCGAGGATATCGACCCGCACGGCACGCCGCCGGGCACGCTGATCTGCAGCGAGGAGGAAATCATGGAAAGCCACGTCGTCACCGGCATCGCCTTCTCCAAGGACGAAGCCCAGATTTCGCTGCGCCAGATCGAAGACAAGCCCGGCGTTGCCGCCGCGATCTTCGGGCCGCTGGCGGACGCCAATATCAACGTCGACATGATCGTCCAGAACGTCTCCGAGGACGGCAAGACCACCGACCTTACCTTCACCGTTCCGGCCTCCGACTATAACCGCGCCCGCGACACCATCACCTCCTCGAAGGCCAAGATCGGCTACGCCCGGCTCGACAGCGCCACCGACGTGTCGAAGGTCTCGGTGATCGGCAGCGGCATGCGCAGCCATGCCGGCGTCGCGGCAAAGGCGTTCAAGGCGTTGTCCGAGCGCAATATCAACATCCGCGCCATTACCACCTCCGAGATCAAGTTTTCGGTGCTGATCGACGCCGCCTACACCGAACTTGCGGTGCGCACGCTGCACACGCTTTACGGGCTCGATCAGGCTTAG
- a CDS encoding PH domain-containing protein, translating into MGRYIDEILQPGERVLYSTNAHWMFYLPAIAAWIVAIVFLVLSRMVGADVLMLVCLAFAVVVALAALYWSATAWFHRWTTETDVTNMRIVHKTGFIKRRTFEMSLDKVESVDVNQSILGRIMNYGDVTIMGVGEGKETISTIASPLAFRNAITTRPAGT; encoded by the coding sequence ATGGGGCGTTACATCGATGAAATCCTGCAGCCCGGCGAGAGGGTGCTGTATTCGACCAACGCACACTGGATGTTCTACCTGCCGGCCATCGCGGCCTGGATCGTGGCGATCGTTTTCCTGGTGCTGTCGCGCATGGTTGGCGCCGACGTCCTGATGCTGGTCTGCCTGGCGTTCGCCGTTGTCGTCGCGCTTGCCGCCCTGTACTGGTCAGCGACCGCCTGGTTCCACCGCTGGACCACCGAGACCGACGTCACCAACATGCGGATCGTCCACAAGACCGGTTTCATCAAGCGGCGGACCTTCGAGATGAGTCTCGACAAGGTCGAGAGCGTGGATGTCAACCAGAGCATCCTCGGCCGCATCATGAACTACGGCGACGTCACGATCATGGGCGTCGGCGAGGGCAAGGAAACCATTTCCACCATTGCGTCGCCGCTGGCGTTTCGCAATGCCATCACGACACGACCGGCCGGCACCTAA
- the ubiG gene encoding bifunctional 2-polyprenyl-6-hydroxyphenol methylase/3-demethylubiquinol 3-O-methyltransferase UbiG — MVMQQNSSASFSSSTVDPAEVAKFSRLSDEWWDPKGKMAPLHKINPLRLAYIRDAACRKFDRNARSLSCLSGLRILDIGCGAGLLCEPFTRLGAQVIGVDPSATNIAAARLHADKGHLSIDYRCTTVEAMDVRERFDMVLAMEVIEHVTDVGAFLSRCAAMVKPGGLMVVSTLNRNWKSFALAIVGAEYVLRWLPRGTHQWDKFVTPDELARHLANNKLTITEQAGVVYNPLADRWSISSDMDVNYMVVAEGA; from the coding sequence ATGGTCATGCAGCAAAATTCCTCCGCCAGCTTTTCCTCCAGCACGGTGGACCCGGCCGAGGTCGCGAAGTTTTCAAGATTGTCGGACGAGTGGTGGGACCCCAAGGGCAAGATGGCCCCGCTGCACAAGATCAATCCGCTGCGGCTCGCCTATATCCGCGACGCCGCCTGCCGCAAGTTCGATCGCAACGCCAGGAGCCTGAGTTGCCTGTCGGGCCTGCGCATCCTCGATATCGGTTGCGGCGCCGGTCTGTTGTGCGAGCCGTTCACGCGACTGGGCGCCCAGGTGATCGGGGTCGATCCGTCGGCGACCAACATCGCCGCCGCGCGGCTGCATGCCGACAAGGGACATCTCTCGATCGACTATCGCTGCACCACCGTCGAGGCGATGGACGTGCGCGAGCGTTTCGACATGGTGCTGGCGATGGAGGTGATCGAGCACGTCACCGATGTCGGCGCGTTCCTCTCCCGCTGTGCGGCAATGGTCAAGCCGGGCGGGCTGATGGTGGTCTCGACGCTGAACCGCAACTGGAAGAGTTTTGCGCTCGCGATCGTCGGCGCGGAATATGTGCTGCGCTGGCTGCCGCGCGGTACCCATCAGTGGGACAAGTTCGTCACGCCCGACGAACTCGCCCGGCATCTCGCCAACAACAAGCTTACCATCACCGAACAGGCCGGCGTGGTCTATAACCCGCTCGCCGACCGCTGGAGCATATCGTCCGACATGGACGTGAACTACATGGTGGTGGCCGAGGGGGCGTGA
- a CDS encoding DMT family transporter — MLSVATLWIPFTIIAALGQVARNAMQRSLTGPLGTWGATNIRFLFGFPFSIIFFAVVIAVTGDGVPWPTAAFWPWLLLGALSQIVGTGMMLLAMNDRSFVVTTAYLKTEAIQTAIFGFIFLSDHLTVLKVIAILIATAGVVIAALRPGSEKGFADLKPTLLGLAAAAAFALSAVGFRGAVIVVPGVSFVTAASYTLVFGLFVQTLVLTIYLLVRAPDVLMKIFGLWRPSMLAGFMGAFASQFWFLALALTVAANVRTLALVEVLFAQAVAYYSFKQPLSARELIGIVLIVAGVALLVAA, encoded by the coding sequence ATGCTCTCCGTCGCCACGCTCTGGATTCCCTTCACCATCATTGCTGCGCTGGGTCAGGTCGCCCGCAATGCGATGCAGCGGTCGTTGACGGGGCCGCTCGGGACCTGGGGCGCGACCAATATCCGCTTTCTGTTCGGCTTTCCGTTCTCGATCATCTTTTTTGCGGTTGTCATCGCTGTAACCGGCGACGGCGTGCCGTGGCCGACAGCCGCCTTCTGGCCGTGGCTGCTGCTCGGCGCGCTCAGCCAGATCGTCGGCACCGGCATGATGCTGCTGGCGATGAACGACCGGTCGTTCGTGGTGACGACGGCCTATCTGAAGACCGAGGCGATCCAGACCGCGATCTTCGGATTCATCTTTCTCAGCGACCATTTGACCGTGCTGAAGGTGATCGCGATCCTGATCGCCACTGCCGGCGTCGTCATCGCCGCGCTGCGCCCTGGCTCCGAGAAAGGCTTTGCGGATTTGAAGCCGACATTGCTGGGCCTCGCGGCTGCGGCGGCATTCGCGCTGTCGGCGGTCGGCTTTCGCGGCGCGGTCATCGTCGTGCCCGGCGTCTCCTTCGTCACCGCGGCGTCGTATACGCTGGTGTTCGGCCTGTTCGTGCAGACACTGGTGTTGACGATTTATCTGCTCGTGCGCGCGCCCGACGTGCTGATGAAGATTTTCGGACTATGGCGGCCCTCGATGCTCGCGGGCTTCATGGGCGCATTCGCCTCGCAATTCTGGTTCCTGGCGCTCGCGCTGACGGTGGCCGCGAATGTGCGAACGCTGGCGCTGGTAGAGGTGCTGTTTGCGCAGGCCGTGGCGTACTATTCGTTCAAGCAGCCATTGTCGGCGCGTGAACTGATCGGCATCGTGCTGATTGTGGCGGGCGTCGCGCTGCTGGTGGCGGCTTGA
- a CDS encoding IS110 family transposase: MNHYAGIDVSLECSSVCVVDASGKILREARVASEPEALIAWFRQSGFEFERIGLEAGPLSQWLFAGMKAAGLAVELLETRHVRKAFEAMPVKSDRNDARGIAQLMRLGWFRPVHCKSISAQETRSLLTARKLVQSKLLDVENSLRGILRGFGLKVGKTTGQTFAGRIEELVDGHPHLQMIAKALLAVRAVLRTEFAAFEKQTRRMVRSDTQARLLTSVPAVGPIVALTYASAIDDPTRFKSSKQAGAHFGLTPKKHQSGETDYTGRISKIGDASVRTALYEAANVMLTKPLKGCSQLKSWAMRIKKRAGMSKAKVALARRLAVIMHRMLADGTPFNAAAAAA, from the coding sequence ATGAACCACTATGCCGGAATCGACGTGTCATTGGAATGCTCGAGCGTGTGTGTTGTTGACGCAAGCGGCAAGATTTTGCGCGAGGCCAGGGTGGCCAGCGAGCCGGAGGCGCTGATCGCCTGGTTCCGGCAGTCTGGCTTTGAGTTTGAGCGGATCGGGCTGGAAGCCGGGCCCTTGTCGCAATGGCTGTTTGCGGGGATGAAGGCGGCCGGCCTCGCCGTTGAGCTGCTCGAGACGCGGCACGTGCGGAAGGCGTTCGAGGCGATGCCGGTCAAGTCGGATCGCAACGATGCACGCGGGATTGCGCAACTGATGCGGCTGGGCTGGTTCCGGCCGGTGCACTGCAAATCGATCAGTGCGCAAGAGACCCGATCGCTGTTGACCGCCCGCAAGCTGGTGCAATCGAAGCTTCTCGACGTCGAGAACAGCCTGCGCGGGATCCTGCGCGGTTTTGGCCTCAAGGTTGGCAAGACGACCGGGCAGACTTTCGCGGGACGGATCGAGGAACTCGTGGACGGCCATCCGCACCTGCAAATGATCGCCAAGGCGCTGCTGGCGGTGCGAGCGGTGCTGCGGACCGAGTTCGCAGCTTTCGAGAAGCAAACCCGCAGGATGGTGCGGTCCGATACGCAGGCACGGCTGCTGACGTCAGTCCCGGCGGTCGGCCCGATCGTGGCGCTGACCTATGCCAGCGCAATCGACGATCCGACCCGGTTCAAATCGTCGAAGCAGGCAGGAGCCCATTTCGGGTTGACCCCGAAGAAGCATCAATCCGGTGAGACCGACTACACCGGCCGGATCAGCAAGATCGGTGACGCCTCGGTGCGCACGGCGCTCTATGAGGCTGCCAACGTCATGCTGACCAAGCCGCTCAAGGGCTGTTCGCAATTGAAGAGCTGGGCCATGCGGATCAAAAAGCGCGCCGGCATGAGCAAAGCCAAGGTGGCGTTGGCGCGCCGGCTCGCGGTGATCATGCACCGCATGCTCGCCGACGGAACACCCTTCAACGCCGCTGCGGCGGCAGCCTAA
- a CDS encoding DUF1178 family protein, whose product MIRYNLRCEKGHAFESWFQSSAAYESQEKRKLVSCPNCGSVKVERAIMAPQIVTKKGREAAAPAPAAPAEVTAPSESTPLLMAQERELRAKLKELRDHIVKNADNVGERFPSEARKMHYGDIEHRPIYGEASPDEARALIDEGVEVSPLPVLPDDRN is encoded by the coding sequence ATGATCCGCTACAACCTTCGCTGCGAGAAGGGCCATGCTTTCGAAAGCTGGTTTCAAAGCTCTGCGGCCTATGAGAGCCAGGAAAAGCGCAAGCTGGTGAGCTGCCCCAACTGCGGCTCGGTGAAGGTCGAGCGCGCCATCATGGCTCCGCAGATCGTGACCAAGAAGGGCCGCGAGGCCGCTGCGCCAGCGCCGGCCGCGCCTGCGGAAGTGACGGCGCCGTCCGAATCGACGCCGCTGTTGATGGCGCAGGAGCGCGAACTGCGCGCCAAGCTCAAGGAACTGCGCGATCACATCGTGAAGAATGCCGACAATGTCGGCGAACGCTTCCCCAGCGAAGCGCGCAAGATGCATTACGGCGATATCGAACATCGCCCGATCTACGGCGAGGCCTCGCCGGACGAGGCGCGCGCGCTGATCGACGAAGGCGTCGAGGTCTCCCCGCTCCCGGTGTTGCCCGACGATCGGAATTGA
- a CDS encoding carbon-nitrogen hydrolase family protein: protein MSAGSTFTAAMVQMRTGLLPEPSLEQGTRLIREAAAQGADYVLTPEVSNMMQLNRKALFEHLASEEDDLSLKGYRALAAELKIHLHIGSLALRYSPERAANRSFLIGPDGNLLASYDKIHMFDIDLPGGESYRESANYQPGETAVISDLPWGRIGLTICYDVRFPALYRALAEAGASFLTVPSAFTRKTGEAHWHTLLRARAIENGCFVFAAAQAGMHENKRETYGHSLIIAPWGEILAEGGVEPGVFLAEIDTSKVEAARRSVPSLQHGRRFGIADPKAGPEHLHLVRGSA, encoded by the coding sequence ATGAGCGCTGGCTCGACCTTTACCGCCGCCATGGTGCAGATGCGCACCGGGCTGTTGCCCGAGCCGAGCCTCGAGCAGGGCACCAGGCTGATCCGCGAGGCCGCGGCGCAAGGCGCGGACTACGTGCTCACGCCCGAGGTGAGCAACATGATGCAACTGAACCGCAAGGCGCTGTTCGAGCATCTGGCATCGGAAGAAGACGATCTGTCGCTGAAGGGCTATCGTGCACTGGCGGCGGAATTGAAGATCCATCTCCATATCGGATCGCTGGCGCTGCGCTATTCGCCGGAGCGCGCCGCCAACCGCTCGTTCCTGATCGGGCCCGACGGCAATTTGCTCGCCAGCTACGACAAGATCCATATGTTCGATATCGATCTGCCCGGCGGCGAGAGCTATCGCGAGTCCGCCAATTACCAGCCGGGCGAGACGGCCGTGATCTCGGACCTGCCGTGGGGCCGCATCGGGCTGACGATCTGCTACGACGTGCGCTTCCCAGCGCTGTATCGTGCGCTTGCCGAGGCCGGCGCGTCGTTCCTCACGGTGCCGTCGGCATTCACCAGAAAGACCGGCGAGGCGCATTGGCACACGCTGCTGCGCGCCCGCGCGATCGAGAATGGCTGCTTCGTGTTCGCCGCGGCGCAGGCCGGCATGCATGAGAACAAGCGCGAGACCTACGGCCATTCGCTGATCATCGCACCCTGGGGCGAAATTCTCGCCGAGGGCGGCGTCGAGCCCGGCGTTTTCCTTGCCGAGATCGACACTTCGAAGGTCGAGGCGGCCCGCAGGAGCGTGCCGTCGCTGCAGCACGGCAGGCGCTTCGGCATTGCCGATCCCAAGGCAGGCCCCGAGCATCTGCATCTCGTCCGGGGCTCGGCATGA
- the grxC gene encoding glutaredoxin 3 translates to MTAIEIYTRPGCGYCTAAKSLLTRKNAAFTELNVATDPAYREQMYDRAGHGSTFPQIFIGITHVGGCDELYALDRAGRLDGLLAGEKASS, encoded by the coding sequence ATGACTGCCATTGAAATCTACACCCGCCCGGGCTGCGGCTATTGCACCGCTGCCAAATCGCTGCTGACGCGCAAGAATGCCGCGTTCACCGAATTGAACGTGGCGACCGATCCGGCCTATCGCGAGCAGATGTACGATCGCGCCGGCCACGGCTCGACCTTTCCCCAGATATTCATCGGCATCACCCATGTCGGCGGCTGTGACGAGCTTTACGCGCTGGACCGCGCGGGCAGGCTCGATGGCCTGCTGGCGGGAGAAAAGGCCTCCTCATGA